Proteins from one Juglans microcarpa x Juglans regia isolate MS1-56 chromosome 1S, Jm3101_v1.0, whole genome shotgun sequence genomic window:
- the LOC121247639 gene encoding uncharacterized protein LOC121247639 isoform X6: protein MGEHEEWAQPPSGLLPNGLLPNEAASVMRVLDSDRWLKAEERTAELIACIQPNPPSEERRNAVADYVQRLIMTCFPCQVFTFGSVPLKTYLPDGDIDLTTFSKNQNMKETWAHLVRDILENEEKNENAEFHVKEVQYIQAEVKIIKCLVENIVVDISFDQLGGLCTLCFLEEVDHLINQNHLFKRSIILIKAWCYYESRILGAHHGLISTYALETLVLYIFHVFNNSFAGPLEVLYRFLEFFSKFDWDNFCVSLWGPVPISSLPDVTAEPPRNDGGELLLSKLFLDACSSVYAVFPGGQENQGQPFLSKHFNVIDPLRVNNNLGRSVSKGNFFRIRSAFTFGAKRLARLLDCPKDDLLFEVNQFFLNTWERHGSGHRPDAPRNDLWRLGLSNSDHLNESESLRSNSSGQRTDFFSSHENESQVDGTRSSRGDSFQHANHSLESASRTSDVSTVSHTKSENGNPNNSRISNQVRLEINSNQGTRVDMVQKSSKADKLENDIQGKFVFARTRSSPELTDTYGEISSHARCSRAPESGKSQNSSARLDNRRRKNPGSDILASHSTKTEDPSVRHFSTRQGLDTAADSNNVSNSYHEESGSGAMSEDFATVLGTQGMHQDEQDLVNMLASSTAHGFNGPVHLPLNMASGHLPLPLPSPIPSSVLASMGYAPRNLGGMVPTNIPFIETPWGTNMQYPQGFPSPLTPNFPGMGWSSNPEDLIELGKENFRSVEMNHRESDHDNWHEQDSGSAGGFDLDHESFEMLQSDDKQQSTSASFKVVPSSRIASSKISTRVQQKVTKENRGSLRVDHRDNVDYHDNRGNDVYYDDQIASPRSLSTAPPSSLRSRTSSESSWEGSSAKVSKSAKEKRGRKTVTSAVPSHVKGKTVSDLSSTQADDDSRDWSPLPTMGTEIVERSRGPVASLNVPSHQIPQMLLGHGARQRVPDTSGVVPLTFYPTGPPVPFVTMLPVYNFPTESGTSDGVTKHLSREEQLDNGDSGQNFDSSEGLDQPDILNGDFASHWQNLQFGRFCQNSRYPAPMIYSSPAVMPPVLLQGRFPLDGTGRPLSANMNVFTQFMNYGHRVVPVAPQSVSNRPAVYQCYVDEIPKQRSGTGTYLPNPTWELQL from the exons ATGGGCGAACATGAGGAATGGGCACAGCCACCGAGTGGGCTATTGCCGAACGGCCTGTTGCCCAATGAAGCAGCCTCTGTAATGCGAGTGCTCGACTCGGACCGATGGTTGAAGGCTGAGGAAAGGACTGCAGAGCTTATTGCCTGCATACAGCCCAACCCTCCGTCTGAGGAGCGCCGAAATGCGGTGGCAGATTATGTGCAGCGGCTCATTATGACGTGCTTCCCCTGCCAG GTGTTTACCTTTGGGTCCGTTCCGCTCAAGACTTATTTGCCTGATGGTGACATTGATTTAACAACCTTCAGTAAgaatcaaaatatgaaagaaacaTGGGCTCATCTAGTTCGTGATATTCTGGAGAATGAGGAAAAGAACGAGAATGCTGAATTCCATGTAAAAGAGGTTCAGTACATTCAGGCAGAA GTGAAGATAATCAAGTGTCTTGTGGAAAATATTGTGGTGGACATATCATTCGACCAGCTTGGAGGATTGTGCACTCTTTGTTTCCTCGAGGAG GTTGATCATTTGATAAATCAGAATCATTTGTTTAAGCGTAGCATTATATTGATAAAGGCCTGGTGCTATTATGAGAGCCGGATTCTGGGTGCTCACCATGGGCTTATCTCAACTTATGCCTTGGAAACCTTGGTTCTTTACATATTTCATGTCTTTAATAATTCCTTCGCCGGACCTCTTGAG GTCCTCTATCGTTTTCTGGAGTTCTTTAGTAAATTTGATTGGGACAATTTTTGTGTAAGCCTATGGGGTCCTGTGCCCATTAGTTCACTTCCAGATGTAACAG CGGAACCTCCTCGAAATGATGGTGGAGAGTTACTACTCAGCAAGTTGTTTCTAGATGCTTGTAGCTCAGTGTATGCTGTTTTCCCTGGTGGTCAAGAAAATCAGGGGCAAccctttctttccaaacattttAATGTAATTGATCCTTTGCGGGTAAACAACAATCTTGGCCGTAGTGTCAGTAAAG GTAACTTTTTTAGGATACGCAGTGCTTTCACATTTGGCGCTAAAAGGCTGGCAAGGTTACTTGATTGCCCAAAAGACGACCTATTGTTTGAAGTAAATCAGTTCTTTTTGAACACTTGGGAGAGACATGGCAGTGGCCATCGTCCTGATGCCCCGAGGAATGACTTGTGGCGCTTGGGATTGTCCAATTCAGACCACTTAAATGAGTCTGAGAGTCTCAGGAGTAATTCAAGTGGCCAAAGAACGGATTTTTTCTCTAGTCATGAAAATGAAAGTCAAGTTGATGGAACACGAAGTTCGCGTGGTGATTCCTTCCAGCATGCGAATCATTCCCTAGAAAGTGCATCTAGAACCAGTGATGTTTCTACAGTCTCCCATACTAAAAGTGAAAATGGAAACCCAAACAACTCGAGGATATCCAATCAGGTTAGACTAGAAATTAATTCTAATCAAGGTACACGTGTGGATATGGTTCAGAAAAGTTCTAAAGCTGATAAATTGGAGAATGACATCCAGGGGAAGTTTGTCTTTGCAAGGACACGTTCCAGCCCTGAGCTTACTGACACGTATGGTGAAATTTCTTCTCATGCAAGGTGTAGTAGAGCCCCAGAAAGTGGAAAAAGCCAGAACTCTTCTGCTAGGTTAGATAATAGGAGGAGGAAGAACCCAGGATCTGATATTTTGGCAAGCCATAGCACTAAAACTGAGGATCCATCCGTTAGGCACTTCTCAACCCGTCAAGGTCTAGATACTGCTGCTGATTCAAACAATGTTTCCAATAGTTACCATGAAGAGTCAGGTTCAGGAGCTATGAGTGAAGACTTTGCTACTGTCCTGGGGACACAGGGAATGCATCAGGACGAGCAAGATCTTGTGAACATGTTGGCATCTTCTACAGCACATGGTTTTAATGGACCGGTTCATCTTCCACTGAATATGGCTTCAGGTCACTTACCACTTCCTCTACCATCTCCTATCCCCTCTTCAGTTCTAGCTTCAATGGGATATGCTCCAAGAAATTTGGGTGGAATGGTTCCCACAAATATCCCATTTATTGAGACACCTTGGGGAACAAACATGCAATATCCTCAAGGTTTTCCTTCGCCATTAACTCCAAATTTCCCTGGCATGGGATGGAGCTCAAATCCTGAAGATTTGATTGAACTTGGTAAGGAGAACTTTCGATCAGTTGAAATGAACCACAGGGAATCTGATCATGATAACTGGCATGAGCAGGACAGTGGCTCTGCTGGTGGGTTTGATCTTGATCATGAAAGTTTTGAAATGCTTCAGTCGGATGACAAGCAACAGTCAACTTCAGCTAGTTTTAAAGTTGTTCCTTCCTCGCGAATTGCTAGTTCTAAAATCTCTACAAGAGTTCAACAGAAGGTTACAAAAGAAAACCGAGGGTCATTAAGGGTAGATCATAGAGACAATGTTGATTATCATGATAACAGAGGAAATGATGTTTACTATGATGATCAAATTGCAAGTCCAAGATCATTGTCCACTGCACCCCCTAGTTCGCTGAGGAGTAGAACTTCTTCAGAGAGTTCTTGGGAAGGATCCTCGGCAAAGGTCTCAAAGTCAGCCAAGGAAAAACGGGGTAGGAAAACTGTTACATCTGCTGTGCCATCTCATGTAAAAGGTAAGACTGTGTCTGATCTATCCTCCACTCAAGCCGACGATGACAGCAGAGACTGGAGTCCACTCCCAACCATGGGCACTGAAATAGTAGAAAGAAGCAGGGGACCTGTTGCTTCTCTAAATGTTCCAAGCCATCAAATTCCTCAAATGCTTTTAGGTCATGGTGCACGACAAAGGGTTCCTGATACTTCTGGAGTTGTTCCCTTGACCTTTTATCCTACAGGGCCACCTGTTCCTTTTGTTACAATGCTTCCGGTGTACAATTTCCCAACAGAGTCAGGAACTTCTGATGGAGTGACGAAACATTTAAGTAGGGAAGAGCAGCTGGATAATGGTGATTCTGGTCAGAATTTTGATTCATCCGAGGGACTTGATCAGCCTGACATTCTTAACGGTGACTTTGCTAGCCATTGGCAAAATTTGCAGTTTGGGCGGTTTTGTCAAAACTCACGGTATCCTGCTCCTATGATTTATTCTTCACCTGCTGTGATGCCTCCTGTCTTATTACAGGGTCGATTTCCATTGGATGGTACAGGGAGACCTCTGTCAGCAAATATGAATGTCTTCACTCAGTTTATGAATTATGGGCATCGGGTTGTTCCTGTTGCTCCTCAGTCTGTTTCAAATAGACCTGCTGTTTATCAATGTTACGTGGATGAAATACCAAAGCAGCGTAGTGGGACCGGAACGTACCTGCCAAATCCT ACGTGGGAATTACAGCTATGA
- the LOC121247639 gene encoding uncharacterized protein LOC121247639 isoform X3, protein MGEHEEWAQPPSGLLPNGLLPNEAASVMRVLDSDRWLKAEERTAELIACIQPNPPSEERRNAVADYVQRLIMTCFPCQVFTFGSVPLKTYLPDGDIDLTTFSKNQNMKETWAHLVRDILENEEKNENAEFHVKEVQYIQAEVKIIKCLVENIVVDISFDQLGGLCTLCFLEEVDHLINQNHLFKRSIILIKAWCYYESRILGAHHGLISTYALETLVLYIFHVFNNSFAGPLEVLYRFLEFFSKFDWDNFCVSLWGPVPISSLPDVTAEPPRNDGGELLLSKLFLDACSSVYAVFPGGQENQGQPFLSKHFNVIDPLRVNNNLGRSVSKGNFFRIRSAFTFGAKRLARLLDCPKDDLLFEVNQFFLNTWERHGSGHRPDAPRNDLWRLGLSNSDHLNESESLRSNSSGQRTDFFSSHENESQVDGTRSSRGDSFQHANHSLESASRTSDVSTVSHTKSENGNPNNSRISNQVRLEINSNQGTRVDMVQKSSKADKLENDIQGKFVFARTRSSPELTDTYGEISSHARCSRAPESGKSQNSSARLDNRRRKNPGSDILASHSTKTEDPSVRHFSTRQGLDTAADSNNVSNSYHEESGSGAMSEDFATVLGTQGMHQDEQDLVNMLASSTAHGFNGPVHLPLNMASGHLPLPLPSPIPSSVLASMGYAPRNLGGMVPTNIPFIETPWGTNMQYPQGFPSPLTPNFPGMGWSSNPEDLIELGKENFRSVEMNHRESDHDNWHEQDSGSAGGFDLDHESFEMLQSDDKQQSTSASFKVVPSSRIASSKISTRVQQKVTKENRGSLRVDHRDNVDYHDNRGNDVYYDDQIASPRSLSTAPPSSLRSRTSSESSWEGSSAKVSKSAKEKRGRKTVTSAVPSHVKGKTVSDLSSTQADDDSRDWSPLPTMGTEIVERSRGPVASLNVPSHQIPQMLLGHGARQRVPDTSGVVPLTFYPTGPPVPFVTMLPVYNFPTESGTSDGVTKHLSREEQLDNGDSGQNFDSSEGLDQPDILNGDFASHWQNLQFGRFCQNSRYPAPMIYSSPAVMPPVLLQGRFPLDGTGRPLSANMNVFTQFMNYGHRVVPVAPQSVSNRPAVYQCYVDEIPKQRSGTGTYLPNPKVSNPDRHSTSSRRGNYSYDRSDHHGDRERNWNIDSRSRAAGRSHGRSQAEKPNSRSDRLVASESRADRSWGPHSHDSFPSYHSQNGSVCSNSMRTGPANVAYGMHPIPSMNSSGVLSNGPTIPPLVMLYPYDHSTGYGSHAGQLEFGSLGPVGFSAVNEVSQLNEGSQCSGGFEIHGVSAQRSSPDEPSSPHIQRGI, encoded by the exons ATGGGCGAACATGAGGAATGGGCACAGCCACCGAGTGGGCTATTGCCGAACGGCCTGTTGCCCAATGAAGCAGCCTCTGTAATGCGAGTGCTCGACTCGGACCGATGGTTGAAGGCTGAGGAAAGGACTGCAGAGCTTATTGCCTGCATACAGCCCAACCCTCCGTCTGAGGAGCGCCGAAATGCGGTGGCAGATTATGTGCAGCGGCTCATTATGACGTGCTTCCCCTGCCAG GTGTTTACCTTTGGGTCCGTTCCGCTCAAGACTTATTTGCCTGATGGTGACATTGATTTAACAACCTTCAGTAAgaatcaaaatatgaaagaaacaTGGGCTCATCTAGTTCGTGATATTCTGGAGAATGAGGAAAAGAACGAGAATGCTGAATTCCATGTAAAAGAGGTTCAGTACATTCAGGCAGAA GTGAAGATAATCAAGTGTCTTGTGGAAAATATTGTGGTGGACATATCATTCGACCAGCTTGGAGGATTGTGCACTCTTTGTTTCCTCGAGGAG GTTGATCATTTGATAAATCAGAATCATTTGTTTAAGCGTAGCATTATATTGATAAAGGCCTGGTGCTATTATGAGAGCCGGATTCTGGGTGCTCACCATGGGCTTATCTCAACTTATGCCTTGGAAACCTTGGTTCTTTACATATTTCATGTCTTTAATAATTCCTTCGCCGGACCTCTTGAG GTCCTCTATCGTTTTCTGGAGTTCTTTAGTAAATTTGATTGGGACAATTTTTGTGTAAGCCTATGGGGTCCTGTGCCCATTAGTTCACTTCCAGATGTAACAG CGGAACCTCCTCGAAATGATGGTGGAGAGTTACTACTCAGCAAGTTGTTTCTAGATGCTTGTAGCTCAGTGTATGCTGTTTTCCCTGGTGGTCAAGAAAATCAGGGGCAAccctttctttccaaacattttAATGTAATTGATCCTTTGCGGGTAAACAACAATCTTGGCCGTAGTGTCAGTAAAG GTAACTTTTTTAGGATACGCAGTGCTTTCACATTTGGCGCTAAAAGGCTGGCAAGGTTACTTGATTGCCCAAAAGACGACCTATTGTTTGAAGTAAATCAGTTCTTTTTGAACACTTGGGAGAGACATGGCAGTGGCCATCGTCCTGATGCCCCGAGGAATGACTTGTGGCGCTTGGGATTGTCCAATTCAGACCACTTAAATGAGTCTGAGAGTCTCAGGAGTAATTCAAGTGGCCAAAGAACGGATTTTTTCTCTAGTCATGAAAATGAAAGTCAAGTTGATGGAACACGAAGTTCGCGTGGTGATTCCTTCCAGCATGCGAATCATTCCCTAGAAAGTGCATCTAGAACCAGTGATGTTTCTACAGTCTCCCATACTAAAAGTGAAAATGGAAACCCAAACAACTCGAGGATATCCAATCAGGTTAGACTAGAAATTAATTCTAATCAAGGTACACGTGTGGATATGGTTCAGAAAAGTTCTAAAGCTGATAAATTGGAGAATGACATCCAGGGGAAGTTTGTCTTTGCAAGGACACGTTCCAGCCCTGAGCTTACTGACACGTATGGTGAAATTTCTTCTCATGCAAGGTGTAGTAGAGCCCCAGAAAGTGGAAAAAGCCAGAACTCTTCTGCTAGGTTAGATAATAGGAGGAGGAAGAACCCAGGATCTGATATTTTGGCAAGCCATAGCACTAAAACTGAGGATCCATCCGTTAGGCACTTCTCAACCCGTCAAGGTCTAGATACTGCTGCTGATTCAAACAATGTTTCCAATAGTTACCATGAAGAGTCAGGTTCAGGAGCTATGAGTGAAGACTTTGCTACTGTCCTGGGGACACAGGGAATGCATCAGGACGAGCAAGATCTTGTGAACATGTTGGCATCTTCTACAGCACATGGTTTTAATGGACCGGTTCATCTTCCACTGAATATGGCTTCAGGTCACTTACCACTTCCTCTACCATCTCCTATCCCCTCTTCAGTTCTAGCTTCAATGGGATATGCTCCAAGAAATTTGGGTGGAATGGTTCCCACAAATATCCCATTTATTGAGACACCTTGGGGAACAAACATGCAATATCCTCAAGGTTTTCCTTCGCCATTAACTCCAAATTTCCCTGGCATGGGATGGAGCTCAAATCCTGAAGATTTGATTGAACTTGGTAAGGAGAACTTTCGATCAGTTGAAATGAACCACAGGGAATCTGATCATGATAACTGGCATGAGCAGGACAGTGGCTCTGCTGGTGGGTTTGATCTTGATCATGAAAGTTTTGAAATGCTTCAGTCGGATGACAAGCAACAGTCAACTTCAGCTAGTTTTAAAGTTGTTCCTTCCTCGCGAATTGCTAGTTCTAAAATCTCTACAAGAGTTCAACAGAAGGTTACAAAAGAAAACCGAGGGTCATTAAGGGTAGATCATAGAGACAATGTTGATTATCATGATAACAGAGGAAATGATGTTTACTATGATGATCAAATTGCAAGTCCAAGATCATTGTCCACTGCACCCCCTAGTTCGCTGAGGAGTAGAACTTCTTCAGAGAGTTCTTGGGAAGGATCCTCGGCAAAGGTCTCAAAGTCAGCCAAGGAAAAACGGGGTAGGAAAACTGTTACATCTGCTGTGCCATCTCATGTAAAAGGTAAGACTGTGTCTGATCTATCCTCCACTCAAGCCGACGATGACAGCAGAGACTGGAGTCCACTCCCAACCATGGGCACTGAAATAGTAGAAAGAAGCAGGGGACCTGTTGCTTCTCTAAATGTTCCAAGCCATCAAATTCCTCAAATGCTTTTAGGTCATGGTGCACGACAAAGGGTTCCTGATACTTCTGGAGTTGTTCCCTTGACCTTTTATCCTACAGGGCCACCTGTTCCTTTTGTTACAATGCTTCCGGTGTACAATTTCCCAACAGAGTCAGGAACTTCTGATGGAGTGACGAAACATTTAAGTAGGGAAGAGCAGCTGGATAATGGTGATTCTGGTCAGAATTTTGATTCATCCGAGGGACTTGATCAGCCTGACATTCTTAACGGTGACTTTGCTAGCCATTGGCAAAATTTGCAGTTTGGGCGGTTTTGTCAAAACTCACGGTATCCTGCTCCTATGATTTATTCTTCACCTGCTGTGATGCCTCCTGTCTTATTACAGGGTCGATTTCCATTGGATGGTACAGGGAGACCTCTGTCAGCAAATATGAATGTCTTCACTCAGTTTATGAATTATGGGCATCGGGTTGTTCCTGTTGCTCCTCAGTCTGTTTCAAATAGACCTGCTGTTTATCAATGTTACGTGGATGAAATACCAAAGCAGCGTAGTGGGACCGGAACGTACCTGCCAAATCCT AAGGTTTCTAATCCGGACAGACATTCTACAAGTTCCAGACGTGGGAATTACAGCTATGATAGAAGTGATCACCATGGTGATAGAGAGAGGAATTGGAACATTGATTCAAGGTCACGAGCTGCTGGGCGCAGCCATGGCCGCAGCCAAGCTGAAAAGCCGAACTCAAGATCAGACCGGTTAGTGGCAAGTGAGAGTCGAGCTGACAGGTCTTGGGGACCACATAGTCATGACTCATTCCCTTCATACCATTCTCAGAATGGTTCAGTTTGCTCAAACTCTATGCGGACTGGTCCTGCCAATGTGGCATATGGAATGCATCCAATACCATCCATGAATTCCAGTGGGGTTTTGTCAAATGGACCTACCATTCCACCTCTCGTTATGCTGTATCCTTATGATCATAGTACTGGCTATGGATCACATGCTGGACAGCTTGAGTTTGGATCACTTGGACCTGTGGGTTTCTCAGCTGTGAATGAAGTATCACAACTGAATGAGGGAAGCCAATGTAGTGGGGGATTTGAAATTCATGGTGTTTCTGCTCAACGGTCCTCACCAGATGAGCCTTCTTCACCCCATATCCAGAG GGGGATTTGA